The genomic DNA GCCGGTTGTTGTTGATCGGGGCACTCGCCGGGCCCGTGTTGCTGGGCATGGGCTTGAGCGCGCTGCTGGCCCTGGGTCCCAGCTCCCCGCTGCCCTCGCGGGTGCTCTCCCTGATGCGCTCGCTGCTGCTCTGGCCCCACCCGACTCCGGCCAAGACGGAGTTCATCCTGCCTCCGGCCGCGCGTCCGCCCCGGTTCGTGCCGCGGACGAGCCTGGACGCGCCGCGGGGGGGCGGGGACGTCCGCTCCTCGGTGTGGTTCGGAGGGGACTCGGGGACGGTCGTCCTGGCGTCGGGGGGGAGCGCGCCTCGAAAAAACGCCTGCCCGGAGAACTGCAGGCCCGTGCCCAAGCCCCTCTTCTCGTCGGACGACCCCGAGTACAACGAGCTGCTCGACAAGGCGTTCGAGCGGGAGCTGGGCTTCGATCAGGAGGCCCCCCGCCCCGTGCGCGTCGAGAAGCCGAGGCCCCAGCGCACCGTGTACCTGCCGCTGGCGCCGGGCACCGTGACCCTGGAGTCCCTGTCCAAATCGGACATCGTCCAGGTGGTCAGCGCGCACCGGGATGACCTCCAGAGGTGTGTCCGGCGCTACGCCCCGAAGCGGCCGGCGCGCGCCAACAAACAGCGCGTGGTGATGCGCTGGCTCATCCGGCCGAGCGGGAGCGTCACCCGAGTGCAGGTGGAGGAGCGCACGCTGAGGGGGACGCTGTTCGCCTTCTGCTTGCAGGACAGCGTGCGCTCGTGGACCTTCCCCGAGCACCGGGTGGAAGGCCACGCGATCATCCGCTTTCCCTTCGAGTACTAGGGACGCCCGGTCAGCGCGCGCAGAGCTGGGCCGCCTTGAGCAGCGCTTCCACCATGGGCACGCTGCTCGCCTGGCCCTTGCCCGCGATGTCATAGGCGGTGCCGTGGTCCGGTGACGTGCGCGGCACGGGCAGGCCGAGCGTGACGTTCACGGTGCGCTCGAAGTCCAGCGCCTTGGCCGGGATGAGGCCCTGGTCGTGGTACATGGCCAGCACGACGTCATAGGGGAAGTCATTCACCCGGGCGAAGAGCCCATCCGCGGCCAGAGGGCCATGTGCATCCACGCGCAGCCGGCGGGCGCGGCGGATGGCGGGGGTGATGACTTCCACCTCCTCGCGGCCGAGCAGTCCGCCCTCGCCCGCGTGGGGGTTGAAGCTCAAGACGCCGATGCGCGGCGCGTGGCCCACCACGGGCACGAGGCTCCGGGACAGGAGCTGGAGTTGCGCCACCAGCCGCTCCACGGTGAGCAGGCGGGAGACTTCCACCAGGGGCACATGGTTGGTGGCGAGCGCCACGCGCACGCGCGGGCCGTCCATGAGCATGAGCACCTCGCGGCCGAACGCGTCCGCGAGCACTTCCGTGTGGCCCATGAAGGGGATGCCCGCGCGGGAGATCTGCTCCTTGGACACCGGCGCCGTGCACAGCGCGTCCACCTGGCCGGCCCGTGCCGCGGCGATGGCCGCCTGGACATAGGCGTATTGCGCCTGGCCACCCCGGCGCGTGGGGTGCCCGGGGCGCCGGTCCTTCTCCGCGAGCTCCGTCACCACGCACACCGTGGGACGGGTGGGCCGCGAGAGCGTGGCGGGGGTGGCTCGCTCCCAGGTGCCGAAGAGGGCGAAGCGCTCGAGCGCGGGCCCATCTCCGAACACCACGGGCACGAGGGCGCGGCGCACCCGGGGCAGCGCGAGCGCCGCCGCCGTCACCTCCGGGCCGATTCCCGAGACGTCTCCGAGGGAGATGCCGACGAGGGGGCGGGCGCTCAGATCTTCGTCTCCACGGAGGCCTTCTGCCGCAGCTCCTGCACGTACTGCTCGACGTACTTCTCCGTCTTCTGCAGCTTGAGCCGCGACTCCAGCTCGTTCTTCACCGTCTCGAAGGGGGCCACGTCCACCGCGCGGTGCTCCTCCA from Melittangium boletus DSM 14713 includes the following:
- a CDS encoding AgmX/PglI C-terminal domain-containing protein, whose translation is MTSYWYRGRDSRPQGPLSMAQLRELWARGGLDLHSLIWCQDWPHWKPLCLVPELSGMRGTPAPLPLARPRGGTFLPLPSLISEEEAWLRQLREMRARVRQVTLALPRGASEMPTRKMEAVAARRSRRGRLLLIGALAGPVLLGMGLSALLALGPSSPLPSRVLSLMRSLLLWPHPTPAKTEFILPPAARPPRFVPRTSLDAPRGGGDVRSSVWFGGDSGTVVLASGGSAPRKNACPENCRPVPKPLFSSDDPEYNELLDKAFERELGFDQEAPRPVRVEKPRPQRTVYLPLAPGTVTLESLSKSDIVQVVSAHRDDLQRCVRRYAPKRPARANKQRVVMRWLIRPSGSVTRVQVEERTLRGTLFAFCLQDSVRSWTFPEHRVEGHAIIRFPFEY
- the pdxA gene encoding 4-hydroxythreonine-4-phosphate dehydrogenase PdxA, whose amino-acid sequence is MSARPLVGISLGDVSGIGPEVTAAALALPRVRRALVPVVFGDGPALERFALFGTWERATPATLSRPTRPTVCVVTELAEKDRRPGHPTRRGGQAQYAYVQAAIAAARAGQVDALCTAPVSKEQISRAGIPFMGHTEVLADAFGREVLMLMDGPRVRVALATNHVPLVEVSRLLTVERLVAQLQLLSRSLVPVVGHAPRIGVLSFNPHAGEGGLLGREEVEVITPAIRRARRLRVDAHGPLAADGLFARVNDFPYDVVLAMYHDQGLIPAKALDFERTVNVTLGLPVPRTSPDHGTAYDIAGKGQASSVPMVEALLKAAQLCAR